One part of the Prunus persica cultivar Lovell chromosome G5, Prunus_persica_NCBIv2, whole genome shotgun sequence genome encodes these proteins:
- the LOC18777751 gene encoding mediator of RNA polymerase II transcription subunit 32 gives MDYIVDSLENAYQEFVIAATDVLEAKETSGAQNTPAIKAALEAFKHKWELFKVACDQAEDFVESMKQRIGSELLMDEASAPVTRKSGQIGPTGLPPINGVRLQHMFKSVRRLLTELQHGSVTAEGYGTPASSTHSHPTTPFDGRFSGDST, from the coding sequence ATGGACTACATTGTGGATTCCCTAGAGAATGCATACCAAGAGTTTGTCATTGCTGCAACTGATGTGCTCGAAGCCAAGGAAACTTCTGGTGCCCAAAACACACCAGCCATAAAAGCTGCTCTTGAGGCTTTTAAGCATAAATGGGAACTTTTCAAAGTTGCTTGTGATCAAGCTGAGGATTTTGTGGAATCCATGAAGCAAAGGATTGGTTCAGAGTTGCTAATGGACGAGGCAAGTGCCCCAGTGACAAGGAAGTCTGGGCAAATTGGACCAACTGGTCTTCCACCAATTAATGGAGTTAGGTTGCAACATATGTTTAAATCAGTTCGACGACTTCTCACAGAACTTCAACATGGTTCTGTAACTGCTGAAGGTTATGGAACTCCTGCTAGTTCAACACATTCTCATCCAACAACTCCTTTTGATGGTAGATTCTCTGGAGATTCAACGTAG
- the LOC18777175 gene encoding uncharacterized protein LOC18777175 codes for MDSQEVSEKGNMAYLILRCSLALVLPIVAIFALSLLVGFVAIFVANSSIPSPISVSSQCRILSSSVDLKSSKVCELGLFNYKAKHVFYPFEGRRFRCRYDYYWASIFKVEYKDQSSGQTQLALAEAPNEALPLDCRPNFGAAWLTKDKFKVNETYDCWYTYGISKVSLYHDGFFSCQAKDPSTFEMIRRYFILATKILHSWFVAQERAGFWRWETVAGVIAGFSTSLISISFIRLLQQMKSRLPQLFAARVLPLYMIRFRRTCFLVAYISFMSWLVIQYGKRLGLLEIITLLKK; via the exons ATGGATTCTCAGGAGGTCTCTGAGAAGGGCAACATGGCCTATTTAATACTGCGGTGTTCTCTGGCTCTCGTTTTACCTATCGTTGCTATCTTTGCACTGTCACTTTTGGTCGGCTTCGTAGCCATTTTCGTCGCCAATTCCTCAATTCCTAGCCCAATTTCTGTGTCCTCTCAGTGCAGGATCCTCTCCAGCA GTGTTGATCTTAAGTCATCTAAGGTGTGTGAGCTTGGACTGTTCAATTACAAAGCCAAGCACGTGTTTTATCCTTTTGAAGGAAGAAGATTTCGATGTCGTTATGATTACTATTGGGCTTCAATTTTTAAG GTGGAATACAAAGATCAGTCTTCTGGTCAGACTCAGCTTGCATTGGCTGAGGCTCCAAATGAGGCCCTTCCTCTTGATTGCAGACCTAATTTTGGTGCTGCATGGTTGACCAAAGATAAGTTCAAG GTCAATGAAACTTATGACTGTTGGTACACATATGGCATTTCCAAAGTAAGCTTATATCATGATGGTTTCTTCAGTTGCCAAGCTAAAGATCCGTCTACCTTTGAGATGATTAGAAGATATTTCATCCT TGCGACGAAGATTTTACACTCCTGGTTTGTCGCCCAGGAACGAGCGGGGTTTTGGAGGTGGGAAACCGTAGCTGGAGTTATTGCTGGTTTTTCAACTTCATTAATCTCCATAAGCTTTATTAGACTCCTGCAACAAATGAAATCTCGGTTGCCTCAACTTTTTGCTGCAAGAGTGCTTCCTCTCTATATGATCCGCTTCAGGCGCACTTGTTTTCTTGTGGCATACATCTCTTTTATGAGTTGGCTGGTTATCCAGTATGGGAAAAGGCTTGGCCTCCTGGAGATCATCACTCTTCTTAAGAAGTAA
- the LOC18777446 gene encoding RINT1-like protein MAG2L yields the protein MEASSPCPRRSATSSQVPSLPKHTDISKDQLSFLNQQFRTQEDVLNKAPHLLTALHSHCSDLTSHLLDFQTTLNRRTVSWICRSFSAKTALHNLNLSLQNLSLLTSQRGSGSKKLQRVLGTELPRLSKEVLRIETIRSYLETTLQLEALVGDLEDAVLCFVNSHSGKMFSANPSDSGTKQEKFLQSIKALNDLEVLIDLLKLRPQWHHLLKSVDTRVDKSLVILRRQVFADHRALLASLGWPPKLSASQIEREKFSGLPNPLVLIQGDKRKSYSNSFLALCAVQHLQTRREKRQLNLLGQNVCKEQLWAIDELVSPIASRLEYHFSKWVDQPELIFALAYKTTRDFIVGVDDVLQPLIDRARLGSYSAKEAWVYAMVQLLSEFLEKRIFSALAERYKEKEIKSEVIESWLHLIDLTVVFDKQLQSLGSSEISLFRGESERVGSPSGSISVLMLFCKRPDWLKIWAKIELENGCKKLKTDLKHERAWLVDDKYQDELHFDTKSEHFLLLTRIDYRAPLIAESALGITLEMVERCQTMPATSARIQFVRSAAVRFLWYFFKELLLRCKRTEILPDNPDDDALVRVSGSINAAKYVESKLRQWSDDVNFLEMKVAENDTSGLGKDESTDSSFFGEEIKILAELATNWLMEIISVLLRQFETLSRAFVQKLKYDEQQLEGSTHVEVSAAMDLSISVEFIEPLDALRSHLVLLRRSLNPKDFLDLWRCVAEGLDHFISCSGIQSLDNVSSQFETDMQALFSVFQPFCVRPDAFFPCTREIIKQLKMNMGRR from the exons ATGGAAGCTTCTTCTCCTTGTCCTAGAAGAAGTGCTACCTCTTCTCAGGTTCCTTCTTTGCCTAAACACACGGACATCTCCAAAGACCAATTGAGCTTTCTGAACCAACAATTCCGAACCCAAGAAGATGTTCTTAATAAAGCTCCTCATCTTTTAACAGCCCTTCACTCTCACTGCTCTGATTTGACTTCTCATCTGCTAGACTTCCAAACAACTCTCAACCGACGCACCGTTTCATGGATTTGCCGCTCTTTTTCAGCCAAAACCGCCCTCCACAATCTCAACCTCAGCCTTCAGAATCTGAGCCTCCTCACTTCCCAAC gTGGGAGTGGTTCAAAGAAGTTGCAGAGAGTTTTAGGTACGGAACTGCCTCGACTTTCTAAGGAAGTGCTGCGAATTGAGACCATCCGCAGTTATCTTG AGACTACTCTACAGTTAGAAGCTCTGGTTGGAGATCTAGAAGATGCAGTTCTCTGTTTTGTGAATAGCCACAGTGGAAAAATGTTCTCTGCAAATCCATCA GACTCTGGAACGAAGCAGGAAAAGTTTCTTCAATCCATAAAAGCATTGAATGATTTAGAAGTATTGATTGATCTTCTGAAACTTCGACCACAATGGCATCATCTTCTGAAATCTGTTGATACTAGGGTGGATAAAAGTTTGGTTATTCTTCGCCGACAAGTTTTTGCAGATCATAGAGCTCTTCTCGCTTCTCTTGGATGGCCACCAAAACTTTCCGCATCGcaaattgaaagagaaaaattctCAGGCCTTCCAAACCCATTAGTTTTAATCCAGGGAGATAAAAGAAAGAGTTATTCAAATAGCTTTCTAGCTCTTTGTGCTGTACAGCATCTACAAACAAGGAGGGAAAAACGACAGCTCAATCTCTTAGGACAAAATGTGTGCAAGGAACAGCTTTGGGCCATTGATGAGCTGGTGTCTCCTATTGCATCACGGTTGGAATACCATTTTTCAAAGTGGGTTGATCAACCTGAACTTATATTTGCTCTTGCATACAAAACTACAAGGGATTTTATTGTAGGAGTGGATGATGTCTTGCAGCCCCTGATTGATAGAGCAAGATTGGGAAGCTATAGTGCTAAAGAAGCTTGGGTTTATGCCATGGTGCAACTGCTTTCTGAATTTTTGGAGAAAAGAATATTCTCTGCTCTTGCTGAAAGATACaaggagaaagaaataaaatctgaaGTTATAGAGTCATGGCTTCATCTCATTGACCTCACTGTTGTATTTGATAAACAATTACAGTCACTTGGAAGTTCGGAAATCAGTCTATTTCGGGGAGAGTCAGAAAGGGTGGGAAGTCCTTCAGGAAGCATTTCAGTGTTGATgctgttttgtaaaaggccaGATTGGCTCAAGATTTGGGCAAAGATAGAGCTTGAAAATGGTTGTAAGAAACTCAAAACAGATTTGAAACATGAAAGGGCGTGGTTAGTTGATGATAAATATCAAGATGAGTTGCATTTTGATACAAAATCAGagcactttcttcttttgactaGAATAGATTATAGAGCTCCATTAATTGCAGAATCTGCGCTTGGAATCACATTGGAAATGGTTGAAAGATGCCAAACTATGCCTGCCACTTCAGCACGTATACAATTTGTTAGGTCAGCTGCTGTCAGATTCCTCTGGTACTTTTTTAAAGAGTTGCTTTTACGGTGCAAGAGAACTGAAATTCTTCCAGACAATCCTGATGATGATGCCTTAGTTAGAGTCTCTGGATCAATTAATGCTGCCAAATATGTCGAATCCAAACTTCGCCAGTGGAGTGATGACGTGAACTTCTTGGAGATGAAAGTTGCTGAAAATGATACCAGTGGCCTGGGCAAAGATGAGAGTACTGATTCCAGTTTTTTCggagaagaaataaaaatcttgGCCGAGCTCGCAACCAACTGGTTGATGGAGATAATTTCTGTTCTTCTTCGTCAGTTCGAAACTCTTTCAAGGGCATTTGTGCAAAAGTTGAAATATGATGAGCAGCAGCTAGAAGGTTCGACTCATGTGGAAGTATCAGCAGCCATGGATTTAAGTATATCGGTTGAGTTTATCGAACCGTTGGATGCTTTGAGAAGTCATCTTGTTCTTTTGAGAAGGAGTCTCAATCCCAAAGACTTCTTAGATCTATGGAGATGTGTTGCTGAGGGGCTTGACCATTTCATATCTTGtagtggtattcaatctcTTGACAATGTGAGCAGTCAGTTTGAAACTGATATGCAagctttgttttctgttttccagCCTTTCTGTGTTCGACCGGACGCATTTTTCCCCTGTACTAGAGAGATAATAAAGCAATTGAAAATGAACATGGGAAGAAGGTGA